A single genomic interval of Coregonus clupeaformis isolate EN_2021a chromosome 36, ASM2061545v1, whole genome shotgun sequence harbors:
- the LOC121552761 gene encoding syndecan-1: MRLKIRFNHCRQDTMRTLLISTLLFAMGACLPAITTSYSIPPEDLDGSGHDLESSGSGSGEWAEVSKGSVRFTTISTFTMTMSEDYFMFNAIDEEDKTVPIIMTDNTRNKIPEDSDLTFDKRPKLGDDNNGSAIGNVAKSGSILANEALAAIIAGGVVGLALAASLLTLMVYSMKKKDEGGYTVNQKNTSNGGYQKPKTKEEFIA, from the exons ATGAGACTGAAAATACGTTTTAATCACTGCAGACAAGATACAATGAGGACTTTACTGATTTCCACTTTACTGTTTGCTATGGGCGCATGTTTACCTGCAATAACGACTTCG TATTCTATACCTCCAGAAGACCTGGATGGATCGGGACATGATCTGGAAAGTTCTGGCTCAGGTTCAGGGGAATGGGCGGAAG TGTCCAAAGGCTCAGTGAGGTTTACCACAATCTCAACATTTACAATGACAATGAGTGAAGATTACTTCATGTTCAATGCCATCGACGAAGAGGATAAAACCGTCCCAATTATAATGACAGACAACACCAGAAATAAAATACCA GAGGACTCAGACCTGACCTTTGACAAAAGGCCTAAGCTAGGAGATGACAACAACGGATCAGCCATTGGCAACGTGGCAAAGAGCGGGAGTATTCTAGCAAATGAAGCTCTTGCAG CTATTATTGCAGGAGGGGTGGTGGGACTGGCCTTGGCTGCCTCCCTGTTAACACTCATGGTCTATagcatgaagaagaaagacgaGGGGGGCTACACTGTCAACCAGAAAAACACGTCGAATGGAGGATATCAGAAACCTAAGACCAAGGAGGAGTTTATCGCGTAA